Below is a window of Colias croceus chromosome 15, ilColCroc2.1 DNA.
AAGGTTACTTCCCCCCCACTAACCCCTCTTTTGTGTGCATTTTTGAAATCTACGACCCAAAATTACCCAGGAACGTATCTTACTTTTTAGTTAACTCCTCCACAGGCTCGCGTTTGAATAAGGGTTATCTAACCGCGTTTACAATTTTACGCGCACAagtaaaatcataaaaagtCGAAGTATTTTTGTTTCCATTTGTGCTATtggattttatattatctgtgtaaAAATTAGCTCAGTTTGATACCTAGTCCATTTCATAGGAAACGTTTGAAGAAAGCATAAAACAACGACGTTAGCATTTATATTCGACAAGACTAAATGCCAGGACGAGGACATTAATCCATCTACATTTATACCTATTActaaggtaggtatataaatcgTCGGCTTTCTTTGATCGTTGCAAATGCAGATGTTTTGGAACAGGAATAAATCGTAGCTGAATCAATGAAGTTGGTGACTGTCTCGAACACTTGTAGCTCAATTATCaaactacttatattatgttgacTTGGAGTGTAATAAATCGATATTGGTATGTACCTAACTAAAGTTTTGAACGGAAATAAGAGTAATTTACAAGGTGTATCACTACttacctacatagtataaaacaaagtcgctttctctgtccctatgtcctcttgtatgcttaaatctttaaaactacgcaacgaattttgatgtgttttttttttaatagaagagtgattcaagaggaaggttttagtaggtatatagttaatttattcggttttagacaaagcatcTCTTTGTTTGAAgaatgtatgtttttttttgcttaTCCTCATATATCTgggtacctactacctatttatataatataagtaagactagcttttcgcccgcggctttacctgtgttttcaaagaaaagacgcatagttcccgttctacCTAAGTATCCTTTGTGTTAATCCAttttaccctctatatgtggacttaatttcattgtaatcggttcagtagtatttgcgtgaaagagtaaaaaacacacacatcctcacaaactttcgcatttataatattagtaggaataGTAGGAACTAGTAGGGGTTAGTAGGATAAGTGTGAGTAGTTGTGAAAGacggtataataatatttcggttcgctttaagaaaaatcttattagattttttaactttattccAGCTCGCGTGTTCAATATTTAACTTGGTGCAGATGTAAATGACTGATATGAGAAGGATATGAGTGGATATGAGTGTCATAAGTAATTATTGATGTTTCATAGattaactaaattataatattatttgagaaTGAAATGGAACGTACGTTCTGTTGTCACTTGTGACGTTCCTTCTCATTTCGTTTCGACAGTTCGACTTCAATTTTTGACGTTCctttttgtgtttataaaatgtcaaatgctaaaaaataatacctacagtCCATTcctgaaatgaaaaattaaatatttatttactaaatacgTTGACTAAGAtgcacttatttaaaaatttccatATCCTAATATTGGTGCTCGCTTGTGGTAAGTTTAGTTctgatgataaataataaatgtcatgcatcaatatttgaaaaatttgtttttcttcgAATTTACAATTCAGTAACTATATTCATGATATTGCTTTCAACACTAATTTATGCAGTATGTTTAATACTGATTATGTATTGCAACGAAAAGGAATTTCATTTCCTTTTGGAAGTTGATAAATTCTgttgaaaaatgtattttgtttcAGGCATATCATTAAGTATACAATATGATATGGACGAAGAAGTGGCTATCGATGTGCCAAGAGACGAAGACATGGAAATGGAGACGGTAGACGACTCAGAATCACTACTTTCCAATGTGGTATCTGACATGAACCGTACCTTATCAAATCTATACTTCCATGTCACATCTTCAAATGTTACTGCCGAAAATAAAACACAGACATCGAATGAAACCAAAAAACTTGTTAAATGTAAAGATATCGTCTATGAACCTGCGGATTTAGAGCCATCAGTAGAAATAATCAATGGAAGTGCTTTAGGGAAGTTGCTGCAATCAAAACCTGATGTTTCCGGCAGAGATGTGGAAGCTGACTGTGTTTTAGTACTATTTTATGCAAAGGCTTGCCCTTTTAGTGCACATGCTGCCCCACATTTCAATGCATTATCAAGATCATATCCAAATATCAAAATGGTGGCTTTGGACGCTTTAAAACATTCCGGAATTAATGCTCAATATGGTATTGTAGGTGTGCCTACTTTAAAGATGTTCCACAATGGCCGACCAGTGGGCAAATTTAATGGAactgaatataatattcactTGTTCAGTAAATTTGTTAATGCTATAACTGGACAGAATCCACAGGGACTGTTGGTAATGTCTAAGGACTTTCAAGGTCCAGTGTCAAGTGTTGTGGAAAAGGAAACTGACTACTTTCTAATATTGTCATGGTTGTTTATTGTTGTGTGTTCTATTTATTACTTCATGGAATCGAAATGGTGGACAATGATTGTGGAAATGGTGCAAAACAATTGGAGGGAATCTGTCGCTCAACATGAGCATAATGATTaagactatttatttttaagtgtttattaaatggtgtttgtttattaactattgtttcttttaattCAACTCACTTTCAATAAAAGGCTATATACTGCAATatactgataaataaaatatattcaaaataataatatatccacaagatataaatagcaaaaaatataatgtattaaagCTTAAAATATCTACTTTAATTCTGCTGGCATCTCTTTGCCGTTCAGAGcggcaataatattatttgctgTCAATTCACTCATGGTATTTCTCGCTTCAATGGATGCACTGCCAATATGAGGTAGAACTACACAGTTCTTCAGTTTGAACAATGGACTATCGAGAGGCAGAGGCTCTGGCGTAGTTACATCAAGCCCCGCAGCCCGTATCGTACCATTCTGCAAGGCTTCTATCAACGCGTTTTGGTCAACAGTACCACCTCGGCTGCTATTCACGAAAATGGCAGTTTTCTTCATCTTTTCAAATGcacttttattgaatatttccTTTGTTTCTGGAACCAAAGCGGCGCAGCAGATGACGAAGTCGCTTTTAGCTAGAAGTTCGTCAAAGGTAACTTTAACTGCACCAATTTCTTTGGCTTCTGGTCGTTCACTTCTGTTGAAGTACAGAATTTGAGCTGTGTTAAAAGACTTGACGCGTTTGGCGACGGCTTGGCCGATTCTGCCGAAGCCGACAACACCCACCGTGGCTCCAGCTAAGCCAGGTCCTGTCATCCATGTTGGAGCCCAGGAAACCCAACCACCAGTTTTAGCTTCAATCTGTGCCTCTGGAAGTCTTCGTGATGTCGATAGTAGAAGCGCTagctgtaaaaataaataagaaatcaGTTTTTTTTCTTACCATACAGAATTATAGAATGCATACAAGGGTATTTGCTAGTACATATATGTAGTACTTTTTCCAAATGTCACACATGGTTACAGACATCAGTAGGTGCCTATAGCaagaattacataaaaataatgctgttaaaataagatacaaatacgaaatttaatttaattttagttaaaatacGAAAAGCTTAAATTTctgaaataagttttaaaaatattaacgtgattctataaaatatgtctTATTTAGTGAATGACAGTAACATAATTAtcgtaaagaaaaaaaatacactacaTGGTGCCAAAAGGTATATTTGTAATGAGCTAGCTGAGCATCTAGCCATcagaattacttttattacaaaaatgttcTTTACTCACGGTTAATTCAGCCGTAGCATCTGTCAACACATCAGGAGTATACCCAATGCGAATGCCTCTCTTCTTACATTCCGCAACATCAATATGATCATGTCCTACAGATATTGTCGCTACAACTTTTAGCCCCTCCCCTGCAGTATCTAATAATTCCTTATCTATCTTTTCAGTGAGGGAACAGTAAATACCGTTCACTCCAGATATTGATTTCAGTAGATCAGCTCTTGGAATGGGCAGTGGATCTTCCCATAGTCTAACGTCACATCTGtaataattaagatttattttttagcaaAATGTTTAGTATCATTgtattagaaaaattatatacctacatacacaACACACTTTGTAATAATATGGATGCTGGGTCTCATTGAAACTTGTTAAGTATAATTAAAGGAAGTAGGTAATTTGGCTATTTTTAGctaagtacttatattatgCAATACCCATGAGTATTagtttgtaatatattatttgtaggtttgaaaataatttgctGTAAATGCATTTGTGGAAATATGTACGAGCCTATCAGAAATAAGCTGGATATGtgtgaaatatattatgtaatgtgtATTGTATAGGTATCATTTTTACACACTACCTGTTTTTGTACCACaaacagttatttttaaacaacttaTGCTGGAAGCTGATAAtagcatagataatataaattatataaaattccaAAAACTTTTATCAGAATAATTATGctagttcttttttttttcaacaatattcataaaattcacTTCCAGGAATtcatctaatattataagtacttttCAGAAAATGAATCTACAGACATCAGAAGTAAAAGATAACTTATCTAATCATCATCCTATGTAATTCATATTTAGTAATATACTCACTGTTTCCTTAGAATATTTATTCCACCCTCTGGCATATCAGAGCGAGTGACAAACACTTTAAATTTTCCTGATTGACTCATTTTCCTgtttaaatgaaatactttTCCCGTTCTAACTAAGCTAACAGGAAAAACTACAATCCTTTTATAAAGCATTAATCAATGAAACtcgttaattttttacaatttaatttccgTACGTTGAAGGTTATGTCTACGGAAGATATTTCGGCGGGACCTCTTGCGGTTTTCTAGTCTCTGGCTTGAAAAATGATGGTTTCGCAAAATATATCGCTAAATGGAGCGTAAACACCGTACCCAGTATTACTCTTCCTTTAGTCGAATTTATAAATGACAGACCAGACATTATAGGTGTATGATAACGAAGTTCACATCTAATTTATTCACACTTCACAGACGATAATATCTATCTTCTAACCTTGAATGCCTTGAACTTTTTGagtgataataattaagaaaaaagaCAAGCAGCTGTAAATTTGCAATGAATTTGCGGTGAGGACTTCCGTCATCTGTCAACAGTCAGCTGATGTCAATTGTCAATAAAGATGCGTTCCAGAATAATTATACCTAGTTGCGTCGTCTGTAGACACTGTAGATGAATCATgaaaaatttagaaaacaaCACTCACTACAACATTTTatgattcaaataaaatgactATTGTTAGAAATAAATGTCGACGATTATTAATAAGGTATACCACATATCGTATATTAAAATCTGtgattaaagtaataaaaacttataaaaacaGGAATAAGAACActtttactaataattttaaatagaatctacggaaattattttaatttttattatgcatTCATACTCTGTGTTTATACTATATGACTAATAACCACATAATAACTTTAGAGGGCGCTCAGCACACGCATAGTCCGACGTTGTCAGACGTTAAAATTCAATCAAATGTGTAGTCATTAGTCAACATCATACacaacatcatattattatattcacagCGATGCTGCGGAGactaatattaacataatattacacaatttaacttaaattgtgtgttcctatttatttttaacagccgATAATAACCTatgttattgtaaaattatgtaaGGGAGGCGTAATAAATCGTCACTTAGTATAAGTAATTAgaagataatttatatttaataatgtactGATTAAATAGTTtgtacgtacctacctatttattatttagaaataataattattgctcTTCTAATGTGAGATGTATTGCTTAACTAATTTGTAAAGGCGTACATATTTGTTATCATTGAGCATTACCCAAGTCGGATATTTTAGGTAAAAACTAAATCTTATGTacttactttataataattataaccacGATGAAGAGGTTGAAAATGTATTTCCTTAGGAATATGAGTCAATCTggaaattttaaagtatttattactCGGCCTGATATGCCTGAAAACGGTGTTACAATGTTAAAGAAACagtaagtataaaattttacaattattgtagGTACATCAGAAAActccataaataattattgtcttaGCTGATTTTTTATCACCTGTCCATATTTCCTGGAGGTTTTATTAACTTCGCATTTGTAAGGAATTTTTATTCCAAAGTTTCCGTCTTTAATTAAGGCggagataaattaaaaaaatatttccaatTAGACAGATTTTATTAAGCATTGTCTTCTTACCTATCTGCACTCTAGTGCATTCTTCgcaaatgtatgaaaatgttttagatGTAATGTAATAGCTTGGAAAGCGCCGTTACCGATCCCAAGAGCTGATCTGCTAAAGTCTGTCTCTGGAATGAATGCTATTTTTGTATCTATGAAAGATAGAATTGATAAAGACGTGCTGGATGCAGCTGGTACGGATTTGaaggtatatttttgttaagtggaagtaaacaaaaaatttgtcaaaactTAGCCTCAATAGCAAGCTTAATCAAGTTCTAGAAACAATATCGAAAATAAGtcgataatttaaaattatgagtTTGATACTGATCCTCGTATCAATTAGGTATTCCGTATTCTGTGctattataatcattattgttttgaaatcTTTATTTCACGATGTATGTTATACTTctcatttttttaacacattgTTCAGGTTATCGCAACAATATCGGTGGGCTACGACCACATAGACGTAGCCGAATGTAAGAAAAGAGGCATCAAAGTTGGACACACACCTGGAGTTTTGACTGATGCTACAGCAGAATTAACTGTAAGGCCCACACACACTCTACACACGTAGGGGAGACCGGGTTTGGTTGTCTCACGGGTTGGTTGTCACAGCGGTCTTAACACAAAACTGAACTAtcgaataagtctgttgaACAGCGTGGCAAAAGCGATATagtgacaacgctgtccccacttcgcgtcagaccgctccgatctgccgtgagggcTTCACaagtgtttattgttttcgcaTAGCAAAAGTAAATTTTGTGCTGCTGTGTCGAACCTCGTAAGTATACGTTCTTGTTTTACAGTAATAATCTTTCAGTTcatttgatgatgatgaaatgtcttttataatatcgtagaatagttttttagatattcattgtttggaatttattttcaatgttatttttctaaaacgtGTTATGGGGCTCGTTCTCACAAATTTTCGGGGGCTGATTGTCACATGTGACAACCAGCCCCCTCTATGCGAGCTGACTTTATTTGCGTTTTGAGGTTGTTTGTTTCAGCCGTTAATTTTCAATCAACACCGGAAAATCGCCCTAACGAACCTGCTGGAAGTCCATCTATCCTTACGCcagaaaattttatagaaagtcCGATGCTAGGGGAATCTTTGTAGAATCAAGTTCCCAATGAGCTCCTGGCGATACCAGGTCCAAGTGGAGTAAAAACCCGGGAGCCCCTAGCGATACCAGGTCTTAGTGGTGTAAAATCTACTCTGAACGTATCTCCGCTTATTTTGAAACCACTACCAAAAGCACCTCCACGCAAATCACAGCAAGGTGgtaaaagaaaatgtaaatcGGCCATTCTGACAGATATACCGGAAAAGACCTATTTAGAAGAGAAAAAGAAGTAGCAAGATGCtaagaaaaagaaagtaaCAAAACTTGTATTGAGTGAGAAGAAATAAGAAAAGAAGGTTtctaaatctaataaaaataagaagaaaTCTGACAACAGTGAAGAAGTGAAAGAGAATGAAGATTTCTGCTTAGTCTGTTTGTCGCCATACCCAGCAAGCAAATCTAGAGGTTTGGGTACAATGCCAGGATTGTATATTTTGGGCTCTAGAAACATGCCTGGTCTACtaaattttttcttctttttgcaCTATCCCATTAActtcatacatttcctttccatcaggttgcctggtagagattgctgcttagcaataaggccgcctcttgtacaaactatgcctttcttatgtattaatgttatttttgtcatattttagtttgtgcaataaagagttataaataaataaataaaataaataaattacatttgcTAAAATTGTGATTCTTAATGTTCAGAATGAAATAAAGACTGTCTACGGTTTCATTAGGTTAAGagttcttaattaaaaaactattcCGTAAAATTATAAGACCAAAAAGTGactttctatttataaattgccTGTTACTTAGTATGTGACTACCTACCCTAGGCATTGTGACAACCATCCCTGACCCGGGGTTATAAGTCACATTTTTCTTTGGagtgaaaatacaaaatatttctacaactgataatattatacaaaaatacgtttatttattttgtaccaGAATAATTACACTATCCTTtggtatacaaatatcattCCTAAACAACGTATTTTGgaagttacataaaaaaagaaaaaaatgtgacTTTCATCCCCGCTCTCCCCTACCtgccgcaggggcaatattggaacaatctcGGTTGATCGGCGGTCGGAGCAATTTCAGTTGTTCTAtaaattgcccctgcttgcttatacacatcacaattaaggAGCCAATTAAGTGTCCAATTCTAAAATAGCCCCTGCTGCAGATACGTGAGTTTAAGCGAATggcacacataatattattcgagcTATTACTTAGAATTATGTGATCAGTAGGTACTACGGTTAGACCTCATAAACGAGGACAATCTTGAAAATATCATACTTTAAAGCCATTCAGTTAATCATAGTATTATTTAACAGGAAGCTATAAAACGGTATGGCTAACATAATTAGTCAGTTATTAGTCCGAGAGAAAGATAGATCAAATCCCGTTTTACGATcgaatgtttaataataattatagtaaattgctgtataatattataatttaatcgaTGTTTGCTGTAAAATATACTTGCATCGGCGTTTCTCTTGTATCCAATATCGTCTTTTCTATTACAGCTGGCGTTACTATTATCAACATCGAGACGTTTACCCGAAGCTCAGCTTGCTGCAAAAACAGGAGGTTGGGCGAATTGGTCCCTAACTTGGATGACAGGACCTGGTCTAACCGGCACCACAGTTGGTATTGTGGGCTTTGGTAGAATTGGCCAAGCCGTTGCCAAACGCATCAAGTCATTTAACACATCTCAAATACTATACTTCAACCGAAGCGATCGACCCGAAGCCAAAGAAATTGGCGCCATTAAAGTCACCTTTGACGAACTTCTTGTTAAAAGTGACTTCGTAATCTGCTGCGTATCTTTAGACCCATCTACGAAGGAGATGTTTAATAAATGCGCTTTTGAGAAGATGAAGAAAACAGCGATCTTTATTAACACGAGTCGTGGTGGTACTGTAGACCAAGATGCGTTGATAGAAGCGTTACAAAATAGTACGATAAGAGCGGCTGGATTGGACGTGACAACTCCTGAACCCTTACCACTTGACAATCCATTGTTTAAACTAAAGAACTGTGTTGTTTTACCTCATATTGGTAGTGCTACCATAGAGGCAACGAATACTATGGCAGAATTGACAGCTAAGAACATCCTAGCAGCTTTAAACGGAACGGAGATGCCAGC
It encodes the following:
- the LOC123697801 gene encoding thioredoxin domain-containing protein 15, which encodes MHLFKNFHILILVLACGISLSIQYDMDEEVAIDVPRDEDMEMETVDDSESLLSNVVSDMNRTLSNLYFHVTSSNVTAENKTQTSNETKKLVKCKDIVYEPADLEPSVEIINGSALGKLLQSKPDVSGRDVEADCVLVLFYAKACPFSAHAAPHFNALSRSYPNIKMVALDALKHSGINAQYGIVGVPTLKMFHNGRPVGKFNGTEYNIHLFSKFVNAITGQNPQGLLVMSKDFQGPVSSVVEKETDYFLILSWLFIVVCSIYYFMESKWWTMIVEMVQNNWRESVAQHEHND
- the LOC123697799 gene encoding glyoxylate reductase/hydroxypyruvate reductase-like, yielding MLYKRIVVFPVSLVRTGKVFHLNRKMSQSGKFKVFVTRSDMPEGGINILRKQCDVRLWEDPLPIPRADLLKSISGVNGIYCSLTEKIDKELLDTAGEGLKVVATISVGHDHIDVAECKKRGIRIGYTPDVLTDATAELTLALLLSTSRRLPEAQIEAKTGGWVSWAPTWMTGPGLAGATVGVVGFGRIGQAVAKRVKSFNTAQILYFNRSERPEAKEIGAVKVTFDELLAKSDFVICCAALVPETKEIFNKSAFEKMKKTAIFVNSSRGGTVDQNALIEALQNGTIRAAGLDVTTPEPLPLDSPLFKLKNCVVLPHIGSASIEARNTMSELTANNIIAALNGKEMPAELK
- the LOC123697804 gene encoding glyoxylate reductase/hydroxypyruvate reductase-like, which translates into the protein MYFLRNMSQSGNFKVFITRPDMPENGVTMLKKQCNVIAWKAPLPIPRADLLKSVSGMNAIFVSMKDRIDKDVLDAAGTDLKVIATISVGYDHIDVAECKKRGIKVGHTPGVLTDATAELTLALLLSTSRRLPEAQLAAKTGGWANWSLTWMTGPGLTGTTVGIVGFGRIGQAVAKRIKSFNTSQILYFNRSDRPEAKEIGAIKVTFDELLVKSDFVICCVSLDPSTKEMFNKCAFEKMKKTAIFINTSRGGTVDQDALIEALQNSTIRAAGLDVTTPEPLPLDNPLFKLKNCVVLPHIGSATIEATNTMAELTAKNILAALNGTEMPAELK